The following coding sequences lie in one Leptospira stimsonii genomic window:
- a CDS encoding ArnT family glycosyltransferase: MNSITSDKPLISIKVLFVFLLISILPLLLTLPLDVIDIDSSQYAEISREMVEGGNPFFIRDNGRRYLDKPILTFWKISLSFLVFGYQNFAFRLPALLFTFLSFWGIFKLTELYSGSRLRAWISVFLYSLSPGLYSMVVDPKIDVYLTPYLILVHTFYYLGFKKNRNFYYLMYFAMGLGFITKGPISMVIPALSIGGDILFRRDWKRLLEMKLFPGAFLAILPPILWSIPLYLEFQTYGPYFFLWIQSFGRFYVKMYNQKFNPLFFYSNFSWAFGIFILPFAGFVIDRVRKFFKEGKIKGVFQNILKNEYKNLDFVPGFWLFLFLFLISFSRYQLPQYIYWCLPAAAVIGAGVLESILLSLKDSQKGDFFLRIGVLLLLITAGAFLVSILILPFLSIQVGWSYLILPLIYLAVFIRIYFQTSREGLLLASWIFPVSLFFSVVSLYLYPMLTSYQPSKEIGTFIRENEPGKEKLFLFGVPASKRSYAYYSQRISRTLFDPAILVDAIQKDGQRYLIVQDKWLSKMDEFFGNDVQFETVKEYPSYKVATPEGKFFLKSQREKITGKVILMRATLKKTEKK, translated from the coding sequence ATGAATTCAATCACTTCCGATAAACCTCTGATTTCCATCAAAGTCCTTTTTGTTTTTCTTTTGATTTCGATTCTTCCTTTGCTCCTCACTCTTCCTCTCGATGTAATCGATATCGATTCTTCCCAATACGCCGAGATTTCAAGAGAAATGGTCGAGGGAGGAAATCCGTTTTTTATTCGAGACAACGGAAGAAGATATCTGGATAAACCGATTCTCACGTTTTGGAAAATTTCCCTTTCCTTTCTTGTCTTCGGTTATCAAAATTTCGCGTTTCGTCTTCCGGCGCTTCTCTTTACGTTTCTTTCCTTCTGGGGAATTTTCAAACTTACGGAATTGTATTCGGGAAGTCGTCTTCGCGCTTGGATCTCCGTATTCTTATATTCTCTTTCACCCGGACTCTACTCGATGGTCGTGGATCCGAAGATCGACGTCTACCTGACTCCGTATCTGATTTTGGTCCATACATTCTACTATTTGGGATTTAAGAAGAATCGTAATTTTTACTATCTCATGTATTTTGCGATGGGCCTCGGGTTTATCACAAAAGGCCCGATCTCGATGGTGATTCCCGCCTTGTCAATCGGCGGAGATATTCTTTTTAGAAGGGACTGGAAGCGTCTTCTGGAGATGAAATTGTTTCCGGGTGCGTTTCTCGCGATCCTTCCTCCTATCCTTTGGTCGATTCCTCTTTATCTTGAATTTCAGACCTACGGTCCTTATTTCTTTTTGTGGATTCAATCCTTTGGAAGATTCTACGTGAAGATGTACAATCAAAAATTCAATCCTCTCTTTTTCTATTCCAACTTTTCCTGGGCCTTCGGAATTTTTATTCTTCCTTTTGCCGGATTTGTGATCGATCGGGTTCGTAAGTTCTTCAAAGAAGGAAAAATAAAGGGAGTATTTCAGAATATTCTAAAAAATGAATATAAGAATCTGGATTTTGTTCCTGGCTTTTGGCTTTTTCTGTTCTTATTTTTGATCAGCTTTTCAAGATATCAACTCCCTCAGTACATCTATTGGTGTCTTCCCGCCGCGGCGGTAATCGGTGCGGGAGTTTTAGAATCGATTCTTCTTTCTTTGAAAGATTCCCAAAAAGGAGATTTCTTTTTACGAATCGGAGTTCTGCTTCTTCTGATCACCGCGGGAGCGTTTTTGGTCTCGATCTTGATTCTTCCCTTCTTGAGCATCCAAGTCGGTTGGAGTTATCTGATTCTTCCTTTGATTTATTTAGCCGTTTTTATCCGGATTTATTTTCAAACGAGTAGGGAAGGGCTTCTTCTTGCGTCTTGGATATTTCCCGTGTCTTTGTTTTTTTCCGTCGTGAGTTTGTATCTCTATCCGATGTTGACTTCGTATCAACCTTCGAAAGAGATTGGAACTTTTATTCGGGAGAATGAACCGGGAAAGGAAAAACTTTTTCTCTTCGGAGTTCCCGCTTCCAAAAGATCGTATGCTTATTATTCGCAAAGAATTTCGAGAACTCTTTTTGATCCTGCGATTTTGGTCGACGCGATTCAAAAAGACGGACAACGTTATCTGATCGTTCAAGACAAGTGGTTGAGTAAAATGGATGAGTTCTTCGGAAATGACGTTCAATTCGAAACGGTAAAAGAATACCCTTCTTATAAAGTGGCTACTCCGGAAGGGAAATTTTTTCTAAAATCACAAAGAGAGAAGATCACAGGAAAGGTGATTCTGATGCGAGCCACGTTAAAAAAAACGGAGAAAAAATAA
- a CDS encoding helix-turn-helix transcriptional regulator, whose protein sequence is MQALLMKMDSSPLDRQERICIWGSRCLFAGYLPDLTLRRRAAATVCIGLDGEFQLSLNDKDWIAFRSAMIPPMMDHSIRFSGGFCVLLFMDLSSPNYHALRTSNAEKEKEGIFISLKEETQLFDRIHRIVSSGSEESILDLLNQIPPLSGDTSRMIDNRIQKIVDRITTMPQEDHSAKELAEFEGMSVSNLEHLFKKEVGIPLNSFRTWFRLKLTVYSLLHGMNHTEAAHRAGFFDSAHFTKTFRATFGLPPSEIFRNTRPLKSFIEVPASYAESW, encoded by the coding sequence ATGCAAGCTCTCTTAATGAAAATGGATTCTTCTCCTTTGGATCGTCAGGAAAGAATATGTATCTGGGGAAGTCGTTGTTTGTTTGCCGGTTATCTTCCGGATTTAACCTTGCGTAGAAGAGCGGCGGCAACGGTTTGTATCGGTTTGGATGGTGAGTTTCAGCTTTCCTTGAATGATAAGGATTGGATCGCATTTCGTTCCGCAATGATCCCTCCGATGATGGATCATTCCATACGATTTTCCGGCGGATTCTGCGTGCTTCTTTTTATGGATCTAAGTAGCCCCAATTATCATGCGCTTAGAACCTCTAACGCCGAAAAAGAAAAGGAAGGCATTTTTATTTCTCTAAAGGAAGAAACACAACTATTCGATAGGATCCATCGAATCGTATCCTCCGGCTCGGAGGAATCTATATTAGATTTATTGAATCAGATTCCACCTTTATCCGGTGACACGTCGCGAATGATAGACAATCGTATCCAAAAGATTGTGGATAGGATCACGACGATGCCTCAGGAAGATCATTCCGCAAAGGAACTCGCGGAATTTGAGGGAATGTCCGTATCGAACTTGGAGCATTTATTCAAAAAAGAAGTTGGCATTCCTTTGAATTCGTTTCGCACTTGGTTTCGGTTGAAGTTGACGGTCTATTCGCTTCTCCATGGAATGAATCATACGGAAGCCGCGCACCGCGCAGGGTTTTTCGATTCCGCTCATTTTACGAAGACGTTTCGGGCAACGTTCGGATTGCCTCCTTCGGAAATTTTCAGAAATACGAGGCCTTTGAAATCGTTTATCGAAGTTCCTGCGAGTTACGCCGAATCTTGGTAG
- a CDS encoding MBL fold metallo-hydrolase, with protein sequence MYQLFETQSSTFTYLIADRESREAAIIDPVLETADRDLKLIEELDLHLAYILETHIHADHISGAHEIRKNTSAKSAVSARAGIECADIALEDGRTLSLGNKKITAIATPGHTSACMSFHFEGMLFTGDSLLIRGTGRTDLQGGSSEMLYESITRKIFSLPDHTQVYPGHDYHGRMNTTIALEKKLNPRVGGNRTKEEFKKIMKELRLAAPKKIHLAVPANLECGKIETIRVLNPQIRSGIPTVRNEEVFQKIGKVKIIDVRYPGEFHGVLGHIPTAQCVTFGSELTHFLENGDRSQEIVFVCRSGKRSAEATKDSIRFGYKFAYNMAGGMLDWNERFLPKELEE encoded by the coding sequence TTGTATCAACTTTTCGAAACACAATCCTCTACATTCACTTATTTGATCGCTGATCGAGAAAGCAGAGAAGCGGCCATTATCGATCCGGTTTTGGAAACGGCGGATCGGGATCTGAAACTGATCGAAGAACTCGATCTTCATTTGGCGTATATATTGGAAACTCACATTCATGCGGATCATATCAGCGGAGCGCACGAGATTCGCAAAAATACATCCGCTAAATCGGCCGTAAGCGCTCGGGCGGGAATCGAATGTGCGGACATCGCGCTTGAGGACGGTCGGACTCTTTCACTTGGAAATAAAAAAATTACCGCGATTGCGACGCCAGGACATACGAGTGCGTGTATGAGTTTTCACTTCGAGGGAATGTTGTTTACGGGAGATTCTCTTCTCATCCGTGGAACCGGAAGAACAGATCTCCAGGGTGGTTCTTCGGAAATGTTGTATGAAAGTATCACTCGAAAAATATTTTCCCTTCCGGATCATACACAAGTTTATCCCGGACATGATTATCACGGGCGCATGAATACGACGATCGCATTGGAAAAAAAATTGAATCCGCGCGTCGGCGGCAATCGTACGAAAGAAGAGTTCAAAAAGATCATGAAAGAATTGCGACTTGCGGCTCCAAAGAAGATACATCTGGCCGTGCCCGCAAATTTAGAATGTGGGAAAATTGAAACGATCAGGGTTTTAAATCCACAGATTCGTTCCGGAATTCCCACCGTAAGGAACGAGGAAGTGTTCCAAAAAATCGGAAAAGTTAAAATCATTGATGTACGTTATCCCGGAGAATTTCACGGAGTTCTTGGTCATATTCCAACCGCTCAGTGTGTTACATTCGGTTCGGAATTGACGCACTTTTTGGAAAATGGAGATCGTTCGCAAGAAATTGTCTTTGTCTGTCGAAGCGGGAAACGATCCGCGGAAGCCACAAAGGATAGTATTCGTTTCGGTTATAAATTCGCGTACAACATGGCAGGTGGTATGTTGGATTGGAACGAGAGATTCCTGCCAAAGGAGTTAGAAGAATGA
- a CDS encoding YeeE/YedE family protein, producing MTMDWIMGLIGGAVIGIAVSLMLLWNGRVTGVSGIVYGVLIPVKGDTAWRWYFITGLLLGGLSLKIFAPDLLAVELQTKTWIGSLAGILVGFGAMLGGGCTSGHGVCGVSRFSVRSIVATFVFMGAGMAAVLLLRKIGWFV from the coding sequence ATGACAATGGATTGGATCATGGGATTGATCGGAGGAGCGGTCATCGGAATCGCCGTCTCTTTGATGCTTTTGTGGAATGGAAGGGTTACCGGAGTCAGCGGTATCGTATACGGAGTTCTTATCCCGGTGAAAGGAGATACGGCTTGGCGTTGGTATTTCATAACGGGTTTGTTGTTAGGTGGACTTTCTCTTAAGATCTTCGCTCCCGATCTTTTAGCTGTCGAATTGCAAACGAAAACATGGATCGGCTCGCTTGCCGGAATACTTGTCGGCTTTGGCGCGATGTTGGGAGGAGGTTGTACCAGCGGTCACGGAGTCTGCGGAGTCAGTCGATTTTCAGTTCGATCCATCGTTGCCACATTCGTTTTTATGGGAGCAGGGATGGCGGCTGTACTATTACTCCGAAAGATCGGGTGGTTTGTATGA
- a CDS encoding DUF6691 family protein — MKYNLGALIVGLLFAIGLGISGILQPANILGFLDVFGKWNPTLLFTMAGAVGIHFITYRWIRKRKTPMFSKEWFIPTRQEITPALVIGSIIFGIGWGLGGYCPTVSVTSLASFETRPLIVFGSIILGMLLFYLLDKKLNLKNKLE; from the coding sequence ATGAAGTATAATCTCGGCGCCCTTATCGTCGGTTTGTTATTTGCCATAGGGTTAGGGATCTCCGGAATTTTACAGCCGGCAAATATATTAGGTTTTCTTGATGTGTTTGGAAAATGGAATCCCACTCTTCTTTTTACGATGGCGGGAGCAGTGGGGATTCATTTTATCACTTACAGATGGATCCGTAAAAGAAAAACTCCGATGTTCTCTAAGGAATGGTTTATACCCACTCGACAGGAGATCACGCCCGCGCTTGTTATCGGAAGTATCATTTTCGGGATCGGCTGGGGTTTGGGAGGTTATTGTCCCACGGTTTCGGTAACGTCCCTTGCGAGTTTTGAAACAAGACCGCTCATCGTTTTTGGGAGTATCATTCTTGGGATGTTACTCTTTTACCTTCTCGATAAGAAGCTAAATTTAAAAAATAAGTTAGAATAA
- a CDS encoding sulfite exporter TauE/SafE family protein, translating into MMQIFGYFATFVMGTSFGLIGAGGSILMVPILFYLFRQNAMEATTNSLFVVGVTALIGAWVKAKSGEIDLKIGFFFAMPSFAGIFFARQWILSSLPNSLVHVFGITFTKSVFVMTAFAIVMLFSAWAMIRSGKAERVKAPSFKTLSTNFWSIGLKGLIVGVITGLVGAGGGFLIIPALVFLLKFPLSLAIGTSLAIVSVNSLFGFAISLSSLQTTDFPFLFGVSILGIGGMFLGQMLSAKIQERYLKTGFGYFVLTVASLILLDQGSRL; encoded by the coding sequence ATGATGCAGATCTTTGGCTATTTCGCAACGTTCGTAATGGGAACATCATTCGGACTCATCGGCGCCGGCGGGTCCATTCTCATGGTGCCTATTCTTTTCTATCTGTTTAGACAGAATGCGATGGAAGCGACCACAAACTCCTTGTTTGTGGTCGGTGTAACTGCGTTGATTGGAGCCTGGGTGAAAGCGAAAAGCGGAGAGATCGATCTGAAAATAGGATTTTTTTTCGCGATGCCGAGTTTTGCGGGAATCTTTTTCGCGAGACAATGGATTCTTTCTTCGTTACCAAATTCCTTGGTCCATGTGTTCGGAATCACGTTCACCAAATCGGTGTTCGTAATGACAGCTTTTGCGATCGTAATGCTTTTCAGTGCTTGGGCAATGATTCGTTCCGGCAAAGCGGAAAGAGTGAAAGCTCCTTCCTTCAAAACGTTATCGACGAACTTTTGGAGCATCGGTCTTAAAGGATTGATCGTGGGCGTGATCACAGGCTTGGTCGGAGCAGGCGGAGGTTTTTTGATCATTCCGGCTCTTGTATTCCTTCTTAAGTTCCCTTTGAGCCTCGCCATCGGCACGTCGCTTGCGATCGTCTCCGTGAATTCTCTCTTCGGGTTTGCAATCAGCCTTTCTTCTTTGCAGACAACGGATTTTCCCTTCCTTTTCGGCGTTTCTATTTTAGGGATTGGAGGAATGTTCTTAGGACAGATGCTTTCCGCAAAGATCCAGGAACGATATCTGAAAACAGGATTTGGCTATTTCGTATTGACGGTCGCGTCTCTGATTCTTCTGGATCAAGGTTCTCGTTTGTAA
- a CDS encoding iron chaperone has protein sequence MAGEKFKTIDQYIASFPKEIREILNEMRDLIRKSAPMAVEKISYNMPAFAYNGNLVYFAAFKKHLGFYPTASATKKFENDLSPYKFSKGAIQFPLNKNLPKALITKIVKFRIEENKSKSK, from the coding sequence ATGGCCGGAGAGAAGTTCAAAACGATCGATCAATACATCGCTTCTTTTCCGAAAGAAATCCGAGAAATATTAAACGAAATGAGAGATCTCATTCGAAAATCGGCTCCGATGGCTGTGGAAAAAATAAGCTATAATATGCCGGCTTTTGCATATAACGGAAATCTTGTTTATTTTGCGGCTTTTAAAAAACATCTTGGTTTTTATCCAACCGCAAGCGCGACAAAAAAATTTGAAAACGATTTGTCCCCGTATAAATTCTCGAAAGGTGCGATTCAATTTCCTCTGAATAAGAATTTACCGAAAGCGCTCATAACAAAGATCGTAAAGTTTAGAATCGAGGAAAACAAAAGCAAATCGAAATGA
- a CDS encoding MepB family protein, whose product MAIRKINSSSGKKKKDGILKKNHASDSFLELKGLFLDSYGLKPEQIWIEKEGGEYGACRFELNNRKIVFRMAKITPTKAGQFVTLWKRRKDGPTEPYHIKDDVDYFIIAAIFRKHSGQFIFPKSVLHQLGILSGAKEGKRGFRIYPPWDVSLNKQANQTQIWQSNYFLEKVADLEIDRKNFLNRLGLGE is encoded by the coding sequence ATGGCAATCAGAAAAATAAATTCTTCTTCCGGAAAGAAAAAAAAGGATGGCATCCTGAAAAAGAATCACGCTTCCGATTCTTTTCTCGAGCTAAAAGGATTGTTTTTGGATTCTTACGGATTGAAACCGGAACAGATTTGGATCGAAAAGGAAGGAGGCGAATACGGTGCCTGCCGATTTGAACTCAACAATCGTAAGATCGTATTTCGAATGGCAAAGATTACTCCGACAAAAGCCGGTCAATTTGTTACTCTCTGGAAACGAAGGAAGGACGGTCCTACCGAGCCGTATCATATCAAAGACGACGTCGACTATTTTATCATAGCCGCCATTTTTCGAAAACATTCCGGACAATTTATTTTTCCAAAGTCAGTCCTGCATCAGCTTGGGATTCTTTCCGGCGCAAAGGAAGGAAAACGAGGTTTTCGAATCTATCCACCTTGGGATGTGTCGCTTAACAAACAGGCGAATCAAACTCAAATCTGGCAGTCGAATTATTTTTTGGAGAAGGTCGCGGATTTAGAAATCGATCGAAAGAATTTTCTCAACCGCTTAGGTCTCGGAGAATAA
- a CDS encoding DUF1554 domain-containing protein, translated as MLLFKQSTESASSPDNRGFRYLFVTADAHNGNFGGISGADTFCRIQTPNGLGTTGNFKALLVTGNAGAGNTRIASLNADANFNGLGDGQVDWVLRADTEYRSANGTTIVFRTNSRRLFDFNPANSLQNSFTTTGGTGIWTALNPDWSAAPSCTNWTVDAGGQGEVGLPTEKDVQSIHIGTINCNTTARILCVEQ; from the coding sequence TTGCTCCTGTTTAAACAGAGTACCGAATCGGCGTCTTCTCCTGATAATCGCGGCTTTCGATACCTTTTCGTGACTGCGGACGCCCATAACGGAAACTTCGGCGGCATCAGCGGAGCTGATACGTTTTGTAGAATCCAAACACCGAACGGATTAGGAACGACTGGAAATTTCAAAGCGTTGCTCGTTACGGGAAACGCCGGCGCCGGAAACACAAGAATAGCATCTTTGAATGCGGATGCAAACTTTAACGGCTTAGGAGACGGACAAGTCGACTGGGTACTAAGGGCAGATACGGAATACAGAAGCGCTAACGGAACGACGATTGTTTTTCGAACCAACAGCAGACGACTCTTTGACTTTAACCCGGCAAACTCATTGCAAAACTCTTTTACCACGACCGGTGGAACCGGAATTTGGACCGCTTTAAATCCGGACTGGAGCGCCGCACCGTCATGTACCAATTGGACCGTCGACGCCGGAGGACAAGGAGAAGTCGGCTTGCCAACAGAAAAGGATGTTCAGTCGATCCATATTGGAACAATCAATTGCAATACAACAGCGAGAATCCTTTGTGTAGAACAGTAA
- a CDS encoding endonuclease/exonuclease/phosphatase family protein gives MLEKFNTMQKEKISFSPGILMRILIFFGFLSGLLPSLSAQETKLKIVSYNAMFLYDEVGDENKFPKGRIPRKESDFEKIKAHLSKIDPDILAVQEVENETAVLKILPNSYLCSVTKTPGYQQEVGICWKKKFVSHEILLYPELSLEPGARSGIELKVSIGKRKYSFLNVHLKAGHSGKDRNLRFRQLKTLNEILKGKKNYFLLGDMNVPLGKDKKSWKLLSEDLDLKNPGRYTKQTCWGHKSLIDFILTDLPFENARFSQIPFPEDDGDFDGIPESEKRLSDHCPVALEIGLE, from the coding sequence ATGTTAGAGAAATTCAACACGATGCAGAAAGAAAAGATCTCATTCTCACCCGGAATCCTGATGCGAATCCTTATTTTTTTTGGATTTCTTTCCGGTTTGTTGCCATCTTTGAGCGCGCAGGAAACCAAACTCAAGATCGTAAGTTACAATGCGATGTTTCTCTATGACGAGGTCGGAGACGAAAATAAATTTCCAAAAGGAAGAATTCCAAGAAAAGAATCCGACTTCGAAAAAATCAAAGCGCATCTTTCGAAGATCGATCCGGACATTTTAGCGGTGCAAGAGGTGGAGAACGAGACAGCGGTTCTCAAAATTCTTCCGAATTCTTATCTTTGCTCCGTGACAAAAACTCCCGGTTATCAACAAGAAGTGGGAATATGTTGGAAGAAGAAATTCGTCTCTCACGAGATTCTTCTTTATCCCGAACTTTCCTTAGAGCCCGGCGCGAGAAGTGGAATCGAACTGAAAGTATCCATCGGAAAAAGGAAATATTCTTTCCTAAACGTTCATCTCAAAGCGGGTCATTCCGGAAAAGATCGCAATCTTAGATTCAGACAGCTCAAAACGTTAAACGAAATTCTCAAAGGCAAAAAAAATTATTTCTTACTCGGTGACATGAACGTTCCTTTGGGGAAGGACAAAAAATCCTGGAAACTTCTTTCCGAAGACTTGGATCTGAAAAATCCGGGACGTTATACGAAACAGACCTGTTGGGGCCACAAATCCCTGATCGATTTTATATTGACGGATCTTCCCTTTGAAAACGCGCGCTTTAGTCAAATTCCGTTTCCCGAAGACGACGGAGACTTTGACGGAATTCCGGAAAGCGAGAAAAGACTTTCCGACCACTGCCCTGTCGCCTTGGAGATCGGACTCGAGTGA